The Sulfurospirillum halorespirans DSM 13726 genome has a window encoding:
- a CDS encoding cysteine hydrolase family protein → MEALLVIDMQVGAFQTPRFEAEKVIENINLLSTFFRQKHQPVIFVQHDGTKENFLVYGSDEWHILPSLTQKANDYCIEKEANDCFYKTELEALLQKLNVQKLYICGCATDFCVNATVHGALVRDYAITVIKDGHTTVDRPMLKAEHIINFHNWLWENLTPTQSRIEVKNTQEIVK, encoded by the coding sequence ATGGAAGCATTATTGGTGATAGATATGCAAGTAGGCGCATTTCAAACGCCTCGTTTTGAAGCAGAAAAAGTCATTGAAAATATCAATCTTCTCTCAACATTTTTTAGGCAAAAGCATCAACCTGTTATTTTTGTACAACACGATGGGACAAAAGAAAACTTTTTAGTTTATGGTAGCGATGAATGGCACATCTTGCCTTCTTTGACTCAAAAAGCAAACGACTACTGCATTGAAAAAGAAGCCAATGACTGTTTTTATAAGACGGAATTAGAAGCTCTTTTGCAAAAGCTAAATGTTCAAAAACTCTATATCTGCGGTTGCGCCACTGACTTTTGTGTCAACGCAACCGTTCATGGGGCATTGGTCAGAGATTATGCGATTACGGTCATCAAAGATGGACACACAACAGTGGATCGTCCAATGTTAAAAGCAGAGCACATTATCAACTTTCACAACTGGTTATGGGAAAATTTAACCCCGACGCAAAGCCGTATTGAAGTCAAAAACACACAAGAAATAGTCAAATAG
- a CDS encoding DUF1737 domain-containing protein, whose translation MQYKLITGPDDSTFCTRITEFLNDGWKLHGNPAVTFNGQTVIAAQAIVKEDEKDIKACGFTK comes from the coding sequence ATGCAGTACAAACTTATCACAGGACCCGATGATTCAACCTTTTGCACGAGAATTACGGAGTTTTTAAATGATGGTTGGAAGCTACACGGAAACCCTGCTGTGACGTTTAATGGTCAAACTGTGATCGCGGCGCAAGCGATTGTGAAAGAGGATGAAAAAGACATCAAGGCGTGCGGGTTTACGAAATAA
- the tpx gene encoding thiol peroxidase has protein sequence MTFTAKIDKTTLKGTPVKLEGNFQEVGNNAPIVTVVTPDLQEKTIGGEGNKAQLIIVVPSLDTPVCDAEARRFNQEVAKHENIDTTIVSMDLPFASAKFCNVAGIESLTVGSDFRHKAFARAYGMLIGEGALKGLCARALFVISKDGKIVYKQVVPEITEEPNYDEALNAAIDAANRGASCCGFCQ, from the coding sequence ATGACATTTACCGCAAAAATAGACAAAACTACCCTTAAAGGCACACCCGTAAAGCTGGAAGGAAACTTCCAAGAAGTGGGCAATAATGCGCCCATCGTTACCGTTGTCACGCCAGACTTACAAGAAAAAACCATCGGTGGTGAGGGCAATAAAGCGCAACTCATCATCGTAGTACCTTCACTTGACACACCCGTGTGTGACGCGGAAGCAAGGCGTTTTAACCAAGAGGTTGCTAAACATGAGAACATTGACACGACGATTGTTTCGATGGACTTACCGTTTGCAAGCGCAAAATTTTGCAATGTGGCGGGCATCGAAAGTCTAACCGTTGGCAGTGACTTTAGACACAAAGCGTTTGCGCGTGCTTATGGAATGCTCATTGGAGAAGGCGCATTAAAAGGCTTGTGTGCTAGAGCCCTTTTTGTGATCAGTAAAGATGGCAAAATCGTGTACAAACAGGTGGTTCCAGAGATTACCGAAGAGCCCAATTACGACGAAGCGCTAAATGCCGCTATCGATGCAGCCAATAGGGGGGCTAGTTGTTGTGGTTTTTGTCAGTAG
- a CDS encoding NnrS family protein produces the protein MPLSMQPIGGLVVVVFVSSLTPPEPPKTTALQNLVAQPHRLFFFAGVVQGVLFVALLGLHYAGLLSLHVSVGLYHAYAMTFIVFTQFFAGFLLTTFPRYLSRPSASPKEYLPIAWLMNGGGLLFIALSFVSEMALVAPMLVIMAGYVKLCLLLLEFQTKSTVTNKVDTTWMLRAFALGLVGQLLFIANLFIPAYALALGVSFYLYLFFIVLIVSQKMMPFFAANTIIGYTMNKSKHFLLLVFVALVLKVVLEALSMNAFVADSALFGIITYELLKWRLPFRKSPAILWVLFLSIWWVPVGFGLFVVQDFSALVGHSIYLEKSPLHALALGYFTTVLVGFGTRVILGHSGRTPKADAYAVTLFGLIQAMALIRIIAGIFPQFGYLHAVLTVAVLWIVIFGLWSKRYIHILFEK, from the coding sequence ATGCCGCTATCGATGCAGCCAATAGGGGGGCTAGTTGTTGTGGTTTTTGTCAGTAGTTTAACGCCACCAGAGCCTCCAAAAACAACGGCTCTTCAAAACCTAGTCGCTCAGCCACACCGCCTCTTTTTCTTTGCAGGGGTGGTACAAGGCGTGCTTTTCGTTGCTCTTTTAGGTCTGCATTATGCAGGGCTTTTGAGTTTACATGTAAGCGTGGGGCTGTACCATGCTTATGCGATGACGTTCATCGTCTTTACCCAGTTTTTTGCTGGCTTTTTGCTGACGACGTTTCCACGCTATCTCTCGCGCCCATCGGCATCACCAAAAGAATATTTGCCGATCGCATGGTTGATGAATGGCGGTGGACTTTTGTTTATTGCACTCTCGTTTGTCTCGGAGATGGCACTTGTCGCCCCTATGCTTGTTATCATGGCGGGCTATGTCAAACTTTGCTTGCTTTTGCTTGAATTTCAAACCAAAAGCACGGTGACCAATAAAGTTGATACGACATGGATGCTCAGAGCGTTTGCACTCGGTCTTGTAGGTCAATTACTGTTTATAGCAAATCTATTTATTCCAGCCTACGCACTCGCACTTGGGGTGAGTTTTTACCTCTATTTGTTCTTTATTGTTCTCATCGTTTCACAAAAAATGATGCCATTTTTTGCCGCTAATACCATTATCGGCTATACGATGAACAAAAGCAAGCACTTTTTGCTCTTGGTTTTTGTGGCACTCGTCCTCAAAGTGGTTTTAGAAGCGTTAAGCATGAACGCATTTGTGGCGGACAGTGCGCTCTTTGGCATCATCACGTATGAGCTTTTGAAATGGCGCCTACCGTTTCGTAAATCACCTGCCATTTTATGGGTACTTTTTCTCTCCATTTGGTGGGTTCCCGTAGGGTTTGGGCTTTTTGTGGTACAAGATTTTTCAGCATTAGTTGGTCACTCCATTTATCTGGAAAAATCGCCACTACACGCCTTGGCATTGGGCTATTTTACCACCGTTCTTGTGGGTTTTGGAACCAGAGTGATCTTAGGTCATTCAGGGCGAACGCCTAAAGCAGATGCCTATGCCGTGACACTCTTTGGGCTCATTCAAGCGATGGCGCTGATTCGTATCATCGCAGGCATTTTCCCGCAATTTGGGTACTTGCATGCAGTACTTACGGTGGCAGTTTTGTGGATTGTTATCTTTGGATTGTGGTCGAAGCGGTATATTCATATCTTATTTGAGAAGTAA
- a CDS encoding heavy-metal-associated domain-containing protein: MATITLVVKGMSCGGCVKSVKGVLEGIKGVKSVNVDLASGQTVIEYDAPIDVSVFEKAIDEAGFEVIS, encoded by the coding sequence ATGGCAACAATCACATTGGTGGTTAAAGGGATGAGTTGTGGGGGATGCGTCAAAAGCGTCAAAGGCGTTTTAGAGGGAATCAAAGGTGTGAAGAGTGTCAATGTTGACCTTGCTAGTGGTCAAACAGTTATTGAATATGATGCTCCGATTGATGTAAGTGTGTTTGAAAAAGCAATTGATGAAGCAGGCTTTGAAGTAATATCTTAG
- a CDS encoding heavy metal translocating P-type ATPase, whose amino-acid sequence MSEKHFELDIKGMTCAACSARIERVLGKLEGVTANVNLASEKAFIASSNPNINLPEIIQSIEKTGFGATESSKVDQDQKSLDKEQDYQKLLREFSLSALLTLPFLVEMVAMLFNIHLHLPPMLQLALATIVQFYCGRKFYVGAYKSLKSGSANMDVLVVLGTSAAYFLSLSVVLFYVPLHLYFEASVSVITLVLLGKLLEVRAKAKTGFAIAKLLHLQPKNAFVERDGKLEEISIEALHVNDIFVVKAGESIPTDGIVVEGNSMVDESMMTGESLPVLKSVGDKIVGATKNGDGMLKCQATKVGSDTFLASIVRLIEEAQGSKAPIQRLADTIAGIFVPIVVSIAVITLGAWWFIGGDFEEAIINAVSVLVIACPCALGLATPTAIMVGVGRGASEGILIKNAEVLENVGKINAVVFDKTGTLTYANPQVVDVLIESTLSKEQVLALAAALEEGSKHPLAKAIIASSPQTSPKSVQAFQNYSGLGVSGEIDGMVYFVGSPAFIAQFTSLQPSTVAQTFLEEGNSIVALSTKEQIIGYIALADTIRESAKIAVEKLQNDGIEVYMLTGDNERCAQKVARELGIEHFFAGVLPNGKADAITKLKNEGKFVCMVGDGINDAPALAVADVAIAMSNGSDIAVESADLILIANDPLYVVNAIALSRATMSKIKQNLFLAFVYNILAIPLAFLGMLNPIVAGGAMAMSSVSVVSNSLLLRRWKMK is encoded by the coding sequence ATGTCCGAAAAACATTTTGAGCTTGACATCAAAGGCATGACATGTGCGGCATGTTCCGCGCGTATTGAGCGTGTGCTTGGCAAGCTTGAAGGCGTTACTGCCAATGTCAACTTAGCGAGCGAAAAAGCGTTTATTGCCTCATCTAACCCAAATATCAACCTTCCCGAAATTATCCAAAGCATTGAAAAAACAGGTTTTGGTGCTACCGAATCTTCCAAAGTCGATCAAGATCAAAAAAGTCTGGATAAAGAGCAGGATTACCAAAAACTTTTGAGAGAATTTAGCCTCTCCGCACTGCTGACCCTACCGTTTTTAGTCGAAATGGTGGCGATGCTTTTTAACATTCATCTGCATCTTCCCCCAATGCTTCAATTAGCCCTTGCGACGATTGTGCAGTTTTACTGTGGGCGAAAGTTTTATGTGGGTGCGTATAAAAGCCTGAAAAGTGGCAGTGCCAATATGGACGTTCTCGTCGTTTTAGGCACGAGTGCTGCGTACTTTTTAAGCCTTAGCGTTGTACTTTTTTACGTGCCGTTGCACCTTTACTTTGAAGCCTCCGTTTCGGTCATAACGTTGGTACTTTTAGGCAAACTTTTAGAGGTGAGGGCGAAAGCCAAAACGGGGTTTGCTATTGCGAAACTCCTTCATTTACAGCCTAAAAATGCGTTTGTAGAGCGTGATGGAAAGCTCGAAGAGATCAGCATAGAAGCTTTACATGTAAACGATATTTTTGTGGTCAAAGCAGGCGAGAGTATTCCCACTGATGGCATTGTCGTTGAGGGCAATAGTATGGTCGATGAGTCGATGATGACGGGGGAAAGTTTACCCGTGCTTAAATCTGTGGGCGATAAGATTGTAGGAGCGACCAAAAATGGCGATGGGATGCTTAAATGTCAAGCGACCAAAGTGGGCTCCGATACCTTTTTAGCTTCGATCGTCCGCCTCATCGAAGAGGCGCAAGGTTCTAAAGCACCGATTCAACGCCTTGCCGATACGATTGCAGGTATTTTTGTGCCGATTGTGGTGAGCATCGCGGTGATTACCTTGGGTGCGTGGTGGTTTATCGGGGGCGATTTTGAAGAGGCGATCATCAATGCGGTCTCGGTTCTGGTCATTGCGTGCCCCTGCGCGCTTGGACTTGCGACACCAACGGCGATTATGGTTGGTGTTGGAAGGGGTGCGAGTGAGGGGATTCTCATTAAAAATGCCGAAGTGCTTGAAAATGTGGGCAAAATCAACGCCGTTGTGTTTGATAAAACGGGAACATTGACTTATGCAAACCCTCAGGTGGTAGATGTTTTAATTGAGAGTACACTTTCAAAAGAGCAAGTTTTAGCCCTTGCTGCAGCCTTGGAAGAGGGGTCCAAACACCCGTTAGCTAAAGCGATTATCGCTTCATCACCGCAAACATCACCCAAGAGCGTTCAAGCATTTCAGAATTATTCAGGACTAGGTGTTTCAGGCGAGATCGATGGCATGGTTTATTTTGTAGGTTCTCCTGCTTTTATCGCTCAGTTCACGTCATTACAACCCTCAACGGTTGCGCAAACGTTTTTGGAAGAGGGTAACAGTATTGTAGCGCTCTCTACAAAAGAGCAGATTATCGGTTATATCGCGCTGGCCGATACGATTCGTGAGAGCGCTAAAATAGCGGTTGAAAAGCTTCAAAACGATGGCATAGAGGTCTATATGCTCACAGGCGATAATGAACGTTGTGCTCAAAAAGTCGCTCGTGAGCTAGGCATTGAGCACTTTTTTGCAGGCGTTTTACCAAATGGCAAAGCGGATGCGATCACCAAGCTTAAAAATGAAGGCAAATTTGTCTGTATGGTGGGTGATGGTATCAATGACGCTCCCGCACTTGCGGTGGCAGATGTGGCGATTGCAATGTCCAATGGCTCGGATATTGCCGTGGAAAGTGCTGATTTGATCTTAATTGCAAACGATCCACTTTATGTCGTCAATGCCATCGCTCTTTCGCGCGCTACGATGTCAAAAATTAAGCAGAACCTCTTTTTGGCTTTTGTGTATAATATTCTAGCGATTCCATTGGCATTTTTGGGTATGTTAAACCCCATTGTCGCAGGGGGAGCAATGGCGATGAGTTCGGTTTCGGTGGTGAGTAATTCACTGCTGTTAAGACGTTGGAAAATGAAATAA
- a CDS encoding HD domain-containing phosphohydrolase: MKKTKRYTFTFSIITLILGLASFLSISLIGHNYLQSSKNSYSMIQKRNAEVRKNIIETIKVSLQKTSAHLKVLIHSQQNDDLFASREIFTRMMWEILLSDEKIASIYIADLHGNFFQARRTPEFAMRTIDTRSNLGIDEWAYKNTEFETIRIENKPLSYDPRERTWFTKATSHENFYWSEPYAFASTNEIGITVSYPFINQMSEKVKVAGIDFTIASITKLLQEQSLVVDGPIVIVNPHGDVIASSLPTKESNITVDQLPKEIQASYEQFLNGTKRGRVHNEANKNYLFAFSEFPSDFGKQWYIGTYLEEKKVTQEIDAIMIQTIVISLFIMLLIIVVTWLFLRRIIIAPVDLLKTMSDGVALKQYDAVHHVRTRIKEFYALSHSMVLMARSIKAHEKAQENLMESFIKLIASAIDDKSPYTGGHCERVPELATMLAQEANNSHEGIFKKFNFTDENAWREFRIAALLHDCGKVTTPEYVVDKATKLESIHNRIHEIRTRFEVLLRDAHIAYLEALLKGKDTQELLMQKRSVAEAKLFDDFAFLAECNIGGEFMDAQKIERLKEIASITWTRHFDDRLGMSEAEKKRLLDIPLKPLPCVETLLQDKPEHLISRAQEVDAKVFTRLGIKMEIPKYYNNLGELYNLSIARGTLNDEERYKINEHIIMSIRMLSELPFMDNLKHVPEYACAHHETMKGTGYPRKLTKEQISLPARIIAIADIFEALTASDRPYKKAKTISEAIKILSMLKKDEHIDGDLFDLFLRSGVYMQYAQKYLTPEQIDDVDITQYLSS; the protein is encoded by the coding sequence ATGAAAAAGACCAAACGTTACACGTTCACCTTTAGCATTATCACCCTTATTTTAGGGCTTGCGAGTTTTCTTTCTATCTCGTTGATTGGTCATAATTACCTGCAAAGTTCCAAAAATTCTTACAGTATGATTCAAAAGCGCAATGCAGAGGTGCGTAAAAACATCATTGAAACCATCAAAGTCTCTTTACAAAAGACATCTGCGCATCTTAAAGTGTTGATTCATAGCCAACAAAACGATGATCTCTTTGCTTCAAGGGAAATTTTTACGCGAATGATGTGGGAGATATTGCTCTCCGATGAGAAAATTGCGAGCATTTACATTGCTGATCTACATGGTAACTTCTTTCAAGCCAGACGCACACCCGAATTTGCTATGCGAACCATCGATACACGTAGCAACCTAGGTATTGATGAATGGGCGTATAAAAATACCGAATTTGAAACCATTCGCATTGAAAATAAACCCTTATCATACGATCCGCGTGAACGCACATGGTTTACAAAAGCAACTTCCCATGAAAATTTTTACTGGTCAGAACCTTATGCTTTTGCTTCAACCAATGAGATTGGCATAACCGTTTCATACCCTTTTATAAATCAAATGAGTGAAAAAGTGAAAGTAGCTGGAATTGATTTTACCATTGCTTCGATCACCAAATTGCTTCAAGAACAAAGTCTCGTTGTCGATGGACCTATTGTCATTGTCAATCCTCATGGCGATGTGATCGCAAGCTCCTTACCCACAAAAGAGTCCAATATCACTGTGGATCAACTCCCCAAAGAGATACAAGCATCGTATGAGCAATTTTTAAATGGAACAAAGCGTGGTCGAGTTCACAATGAAGCGAATAAAAACTACCTATTCGCCTTTTCAGAATTTCCCTCTGATTTTGGAAAACAGTGGTACATTGGTACCTATTTGGAAGAGAAAAAAGTGACCCAAGAGATCGATGCGATTATGATTCAAACCATTGTGATTTCACTGTTTATCATGCTTTTGATCATTGTTGTGACATGGCTTTTTTTAAGACGCATTATCATTGCCCCTGTTGATTTACTCAAAACGATGAGTGATGGCGTTGCTCTTAAACAGTACGACGCTGTGCATCATGTTCGAACACGCATCAAAGAGTTTTACGCACTCAGCCATTCGATGGTGTTGATGGCGCGTTCGATCAAAGCGCATGAAAAAGCACAAGAGAACCTGATGGAGTCGTTTATCAAGCTTATTGCTAGTGCCATCGATGATAAATCACCTTATACGGGTGGGCATTGCGAGCGTGTACCTGAACTTGCCACGATGTTGGCGCAGGAAGCAAATAACAGCCATGAAGGTATTTTTAAAAAGTTTAATTTTACCGATGAAAATGCGTGGAGGGAGTTTCGTATAGCCGCACTTCTTCACGACTGTGGCAAAGTGACGACACCTGAATATGTGGTCGATAAGGCAACGAAACTGGAGAGTATTCACAACCGTATTCATGAGATTCGTACCCGTTTTGAAGTGTTGCTTAGAGATGCGCATATCGCGTATTTAGAAGCACTTTTAAAAGGCAAAGACACGCAAGAGCTTTTGATGCAAAAACGCTCAGTTGCAGAAGCAAAACTCTTTGATGATTTTGCCTTTTTAGCCGAGTGTAACATCGGTGGTGAGTTTATGGATGCTCAAAAAATTGAACGCCTCAAAGAGATCGCTTCCATCACGTGGACACGTCATTTTGATGATCGATTGGGTATGAGCGAAGCGGAGAAAAAACGGTTGCTTGACATTCCTCTTAAACCCCTTCCATGTGTTGAAACGCTTCTCCAAGATAAACCAGAGCATCTCATTTCAAGAGCGCAGGAGGTCGATGCAAAGGTCTTTACGCGCCTTGGCATTAAGATGGAGATACCAAAGTACTACAATAATCTAGGTGAACTCTACAACCTTAGCATCGCTAGGGGAACCCTGAACGATGAGGAGCGTTATAAGATCAATGAGCATATCATCATGAGCATTCGTATGCTCTCTGAACTTCCCTTTATGGACAATCTCAAACATGTTCCTGAGTATGCCTGCGCGCACCATGAGACGATGAAAGGCACTGGGTATCCAAGGAAGCTTACCAAAGAGCAGATCTCTCTTCCTGCTCGCATCATCGCTATTGCCGATATTTTTGAAGCTTTAACTGCCAGTGATCGACCGTATAAAAAAGCAAAAACGATCTCTGAGGCGATCAAAATTTTAAGCATGCTTAAAAAAGATGAACACATCGATGGCGACCTCTTTGATCTTTTTTTACGTAGTGGTGTTTATATGCAGTATGCGCAAAAGTATCTGACTCCTGAACAGATCGATGATGTGGATATAACGCAATATCTCTCTTCGTAA
- the rmuC gene encoding DNA recombination protein RmuC — MPQEMMLLLAVFITFLVAMVVFGLWIRAVLKDKAYALAEMKAKNEQLNMENLALNMRNATLQAELQAQKESHQKLKLDFEEQGKKLELKLNAIMEQHLEKKLQKLDDTSIKSLETLLKPFKENLEHFKKSVENSQENSTKKFAELSKEIELVARAGMNISKEAENLTKALKGKKQSQGSWGEMILESVLEYSGLVKGVHYETQESYKDEEGRTKRPDVVIKLPQERTIIIDSKVSLNSYDEFIRAESDEEKHIASKALMQAFREHIDTLDSKDYAHYKQGTLQYVFMFVPIEGAFSVAINEDPKLYEYALRKHIAIVNPSTLTVSLRTIYLYWQSEQSSTLATKLFDEAGKMYDKMVGFSESFKKVGTQLQTLNNSYESAQKQLSEGSGNILGRVENLKRLGAKATKNLKDAKLEYQDFSTDIEEVALLAEKREE; from the coding sequence ATGCCCCAAGAGATGATGCTATTGCTAGCTGTTTTTATCACGTTTCTCGTTGCGATGGTGGTCTTTGGATTGTGGATTCGAGCTGTTCTAAAGGACAAAGCGTACGCGCTCGCTGAGATGAAAGCCAAAAATGAGCAATTAAACATGGAAAACCTCGCCCTCAACATGAGAAATGCGACACTGCAAGCCGAACTTCAAGCACAAAAAGAGAGCCATCAAAAGCTTAAACTCGATTTTGAAGAGCAGGGGAAAAAGCTTGAACTTAAACTCAATGCCATTATGGAGCAACACCTAGAAAAAAAGCTTCAAAAACTGGACGATACCTCGATCAAATCGCTTGAAACACTGCTAAAACCTTTTAAAGAAAATCTAGAACATTTCAAAAAAAGCGTTGAAAATTCCCAAGAGAACAGCACGAAAAAATTTGCAGAGCTCTCCAAAGAGATCGAACTGGTCGCTCGTGCAGGTATGAATATCTCCAAAGAGGCTGAAAATCTTACCAAAGCGCTCAAAGGTAAAAAACAGAGCCAAGGCAGTTGGGGTGAAATGATCTTGGAGAGCGTTTTGGAGTATTCTGGGCTTGTGAAAGGCGTTCACTACGAAACGCAAGAGAGTTATAAAGATGAAGAGGGACGTACAAAACGTCCTGATGTTGTCATTAAACTGCCACAAGAGCGTACGATCATCATCGATTCTAAAGTCTCACTCAACAGTTACGATGAGTTTATTAGGGCTGAGAGTGATGAGGAGAAGCACATTGCTTCCAAAGCGCTTATGCAAGCCTTTCGCGAGCATATTGACACACTGGATTCTAAAGATTATGCGCACTATAAACAAGGAACGTTGCAGTATGTTTTTATGTTTGTGCCGATTGAAGGGGCATTTTCGGTTGCAATTAACGAAGATCCAAAACTGTATGAATACGCGCTTCGTAAGCACATTGCCATTGTGAATCCTTCGACTTTAACCGTTTCTTTGCGTACGATCTATCTTTACTGGCAAAGTGAGCAGTCTAGTACACTTGCGACAAAGCTGTTTGATGAAGCAGGCAAGATGTACGACAAAATGGTAGGTTTTTCGGAGAGTTTCAAAAAAGTGGGCACTCAGCTTCAAACGCTCAATAACAGCTATGAAAGCGCTCAAAAACAGCTCAGTGAAGGTTCAGGCAATATCTTAGGTCGTGTGGAAAATTTGAAGCGTTTAGGTGCCAAAGCGACGAAGAATCTTAAAGATGCCAAACTGGAATACCAAGATTTTAGTACAGATATTGAAGAAGTTGCTCTTCTTGCGGAAAAAAGAGAAGAATAA
- the rsmH gene encoding 16S rRNA (cytosine(1402)-N(4))-methyltransferase RsmH: MNIPHIPVLLEEVKAAFFALSEGIIVDCTLGYGGHSEALLEQNPHIKLIGCDQDEEALAFSQKRLERFGDRVSLHHGNFASVIAKYAHLPIRGILADIGVSSLQLDKKERGFAFDSDVLDMRMNPKQELSAYEVVNHYSQEELEFILREYGEIHEYKKLANVICEARAKAPLQSAKELSKLAEKVGGKKSIHPSTLLFQAIRIEVNNELGVLTELLESIKNANFEHCIVGIISFHSLEDRIVKQTFKFWSQNCICPPSVMRCLCGNNHALGKLISKKPIEATNAEVKKNPRSRSAKLRVFEIKRA; this comes from the coding sequence GTGAACATTCCCCATATTCCCGTACTTTTAGAAGAGGTTAAAGCGGCTTTTTTTGCTCTTTCTGAGGGGATTATTGTGGATTGTACGCTCGGATACGGTGGGCACAGTGAGGCTCTTTTGGAGCAAAATCCTCACATCAAGCTCATTGGGTGTGACCAAGACGAAGAAGCGCTCGCTTTTAGCCAAAAAAGGTTAGAGCGCTTTGGCGATCGCGTGAGCCTTCACCATGGTAATTTTGCTTCGGTGATTGCTAAGTATGCGCATCTGCCAATTCGCGGCATTCTTGCAGACATTGGTGTCTCCTCGTTGCAACTCGATAAAAAAGAGCGCGGATTTGCCTTTGATTCGGATGTGCTTGATATGCGCATGAATCCAAAGCAAGAGCTGAGTGCTTATGAGGTGGTCAATCACTACTCACAAGAGGAGTTAGAGTTTATTTTGCGCGAGTATGGTGAGATTCACGAGTATAAAAAGCTGGCGAATGTGATCTGTGAAGCCAGAGCAAAAGCCCCTTTACAGAGTGCCAAAGAGCTTTCAAAATTAGCCGAAAAAGTGGGTGGTAAAAAGAGTATCCATCCTTCAACGCTTCTTTTTCAAGCCATTCGCATTGAAGTCAATAACGAACTAGGGGTGCTTACAGAGCTTTTAGAGAGCATTAAAAATGCGAATTTTGAGCATTGCATTGTGGGCATCATCTCGTTTCATTCACTAGAAGATCGCATTGTGAAGCAGACCTTTAAGTTCTGGTCTCAAAACTGCATTTGCCCGCCTTCTGTAATGCGATGTCTGTGTGGCAATAACCATGCTTTGGGCAAACTCATTAGTAAAAAACCGATCGAAGCAACGAACGCTGAAGTGAAAAAAAACCCGCGAAGCCGCAGTGCGAAGCTGCGTGTTTTTGAGATCAAGAGGGCGTAA